From Synoicihabitans lomoniglobus, the proteins below share one genomic window:
- the ftsA gene encoding cell division protein FtsA → MSSKSRFIGAVEIGTSKVAVLIGEIVNGKSINLIGFGECQSHGVIKGVVTDFKAASDAAHTALITAEQSAGVKIDEVYLAQTGGHLEGFYNQASASVSAADNTVSQLDIDTVCRLAKAKALPEGRMVVHHIRRPFQLDGKMVGTNPEHLNGKRLEVGYWTVHGQEAQIANSIHVIRGFDVRVGDMILSSLGAGTMVTTLQDRQHGVLVLDIGAGTTDYVLYRDGSPFMTGVLPVGGTHITNDLTLGLRVTESQAEKLKIRHGRANQITREKSDRVWLNGDFAIGDRQFPRQTIEMITSARVWELLEIVKKKLGAALNPEHCPVGVVLTGGTSKLPGIAETAAKVFDLPAQLGELPPGVDEKLQDPSHTAVLGLLHFGLQGRADGPATRRTKPGGLFRKLFTVGS, encoded by the coding sequence GTGAGTTCCAAATCCCGCTTCATTGGTGCCGTCGAAATTGGCACATCCAAAGTTGCCGTTCTCATCGGTGAAATCGTCAACGGCAAGAGCATCAATTTGATCGGCTTCGGCGAATGCCAGTCGCACGGGGTCATCAAGGGCGTCGTGACGGATTTCAAGGCGGCCAGTGATGCGGCGCACACGGCGCTGATCACGGCGGAGCAGAGTGCCGGAGTGAAGATCGATGAAGTTTACCTGGCCCAGACCGGTGGTCATCTCGAAGGGTTCTACAATCAAGCCTCGGCGAGCGTGAGCGCGGCCGACAACACGGTGAGCCAACTCGACATCGATACGGTGTGTCGTCTCGCCAAAGCCAAGGCGCTGCCCGAAGGCCGCATGGTGGTGCATCACATCCGACGTCCGTTTCAATTGGACGGCAAAATGGTGGGCACGAATCCCGAGCACTTGAATGGCAAGCGACTCGAGGTCGGTTACTGGACCGTGCACGGGCAGGAAGCCCAGATCGCCAACAGCATCCATGTGATTCGTGGTTTTGACGTGCGCGTGGGTGACATGATTTTGTCGAGTCTCGGCGCGGGAACCATGGTGACGACGCTGCAGGATCGGCAGCACGGGGTGCTCGTGCTCGATATCGGCGCCGGCACCACGGACTATGTGCTCTACCGCGATGGCAGTCCCTTCATGACCGGGGTGCTGCCGGTCGGCGGCACGCACATCACCAACGACCTCACGCTGGGTCTGCGGGTGACGGAGAGTCAGGCCGAGAAACTGAAGATTCGCCACGGCCGCGCGAATCAGATCACGCGTGAGAAGAGCGATCGCGTGTGGCTGAACGGCGACTTCGCCATCGGTGACCGTCAGTTCCCGCGGCAGACGATCGAGATGATTACGTCGGCACGCGTTTGGGAACTGCTTGAAATCGTGAAAAAGAAACTCGGCGCTGCGCTCAATCCCGAGCACTGCCCGGTCGGCGTCGTGCTTACTGGTGGCACGTCGAAGCTTCCCGGCATCGCGGAGACGGCGGCAAAAGTCTTCGATCTCCCGGCCCAACTGGGAGAGTTGCCGCCGGGGGTGGATGAAAAACTTCAGGATCCGTCGCACACCGCGGTGTTGGGTCTGTTGCACTTCGGCTTGCAAGGTCGCGCGGACGGACCCGCGACCCGTCGGACCAAACCGGGCGGACTGTTCCGCAAACTCTTCACGGTCGGATCCTGA
- a CDS encoding cell division protein FtsQ/DivIB — MSDSPTTTPTARSWRDIPQQITPRAMSREGRRRLTARTLRNIALVVTGVSLACGSWLVWNVLQDDPNRWAAAANSRPVEHIVVETDGVLDQAWVEATLQIPRDVGLMELDLYALRERLLAHRQVKSAVLKREYPDTLRVVLEERTAVVKLKAQLAGAELRDFLVARDGTVFAGHGSLAQEQTDLPWLAGVRLVPAGDGFEPLGHIDRLADLLATARTDAPLLYADWRIVSLEHIARDGHIVVRSARVPEIIFGLREDFYTQIARLDYILDEIRGRAVAPMRSINLAIGPAQVPVAMDLPPPVSGADRGVPSVRFPLHN; from the coding sequence ATGAGCGATTCACCCACCACCACTCCCACGGCGCGCAGTTGGCGCGATATCCCGCAGCAGATCACGCCGCGGGCCATGTCGCGTGAAGGTCGTCGGCGACTGACCGCACGCACCCTGCGCAACATCGCGCTCGTCGTGACGGGCGTCAGTCTGGCGTGCGGCAGTTGGCTGGTCTGGAATGTATTGCAGGACGACCCCAACCGCTGGGCCGCCGCCGCCAACAGTCGTCCGGTGGAACACATCGTGGTCGAGACCGATGGGGTGCTGGACCAGGCATGGGTGGAGGCGACGCTGCAGATTCCGCGGGACGTCGGTTTGATGGAACTCGACCTGTATGCGCTGCGCGAACGATTGCTGGCGCACCGGCAGGTCAAGTCCGCGGTGTTGAAGCGGGAGTATCCGGACACGCTGCGCGTGGTGTTGGAAGAACGCACCGCCGTGGTAAAACTCAAAGCCCAATTAGCGGGCGCGGAGTTGAGAGACTTTCTCGTGGCCCGTGACGGCACGGTTTTTGCCGGCCACGGGTCTTTGGCGCAGGAGCAAACGGACCTGCCGTGGTTGGCCGGAGTGCGACTGGTTCCCGCCGGGGACGGATTTGAACCGTTGGGGCACATCGACCGGTTGGCGGATCTGCTCGCGACGGCGCGCACCGATGCGCCGCTGCTTTACGCGGATTGGCGGATTGTTTCACTCGAGCATATTGCCCGCGATGGGCACATCGTGGTGCGTTCCGCCCGGGTTCCCGAGATCATCTTTGGCTTACGGGAAGACTTCTATACGCAGATCGCACGACTCGACTACATTTTGGACGAGATTCGCGGCCGGGCCGTAGCGCCCATGCGATCGATCAACTTGGCGATCGGGCCCGCTCAAGTGCCGGTCGCCATGGATCTTCCCCCGCCTGTCAGCGGTGCCGACCGCGGCGTCCCTTCCGTTCGATTCCCCCTCCACAATTGA
- a CDS encoding D-alanine--D-alanine ligase family protein: MNTPRIVVLAGGTSPEREVSLGSGKACAIALARLFPTVFIDVTVEAVPPGIDPRRDVVFSTLHGTFGEDGAMQQLLDDAGISYAGCDRISSELTFDKERTKRAVAAAGGVVPAGVSFTGDRKPNCAELIRALGGGIVFKPKCGGSSVGLAICHGVEAIDTKLNNITSGDWLAEQCITGREVTVGILHGRALPVVEIVPRSGVFDYQSKYTKGLTEYLAPAPLSSEMTRELQESAERAFAVCGCRDYARIDFMITAKNECFLLEINTLPGMKETSLLPMGAKCAGVDFTALVGELVKSACERFSNHRKLATEA; this comes from the coding sequence TTGAACACCCCTCGCATCGTGGTGTTGGCCGGGGGCACGTCGCCGGAGCGCGAGGTTTCGTTGGGATCGGGCAAAGCCTGCGCCATCGCGTTGGCGCGGCTATTCCCGACCGTATTCATCGATGTCACCGTCGAAGCGGTGCCGCCGGGAATCGATCCGCGACGGGATGTGGTGTTCTCCACCTTGCACGGCACGTTTGGTGAAGACGGCGCCATGCAGCAGCTCCTGGACGATGCGGGAATCAGTTACGCCGGGTGTGACCGTATCAGTAGTGAACTTACGTTCGACAAGGAACGCACCAAGCGCGCCGTGGCGGCGGCGGGTGGGGTGGTTCCGGCCGGAGTTTCTTTCACCGGGGACCGCAAGCCGAATTGCGCCGAGCTGATCAGGGCGTTGGGCGGAGGCATCGTTTTTAAGCCGAAGTGCGGTGGCAGCAGCGTGGGGCTGGCGATTTGTCACGGAGTGGAGGCGATCGACACCAAACTTAACAATATCACCAGCGGGGATTGGTTGGCGGAGCAATGCATCACGGGGCGCGAAGTCACGGTGGGCATCCTCCATGGCCGGGCGTTGCCCGTGGTGGAGATCGTGCCGAGGTCGGGGGTTTTCGACTACCAATCCAAGTATACCAAGGGTTTGACGGAGTATCTGGCGCCGGCGCCGTTGTCGTCGGAAATGACGCGCGAACTGCAAGAATCCGCGGAACGAGCGTTCGCCGTCTGCGGGTGTCGGGACTATGCTCGTATTGATTTTATGATTACGGCGAAAAACGAGTGCTTTTTGCTCGAAATCAACACGCTTCCCGGCATGAAAGAAACGAGTCTTTTGCCGATGGGAGCAAAGTGTGCAGGAGTGGATTTTACGGCGCTGGTTGGAGAACTGGTGAAGTCCGCCTGTGAACGTTTTTCAAACCATCGAAAATTGGCAACCGAGGCATGA
- the murD gene encoding UDP-N-acetylmuramoyl-L-alanine--D-glutamate ligase yields MISAPVAVLGAGVSGRAAANLVAHLGGTAVIYDEQGTGEIRSNFRPGDHRMVIVSPGFAPRHAWVVEARSAGLVCLAEVDFASLFWRGAVVAITGTNGKTTLTELLTYALNAAGVDAWSVGNIGAAFSQIVVDRDGGAPDSIAVCEISSFQAEMLRHFRADAAIWTNFAEDHLERHGSMQAYFEAKWRLFERAVGGEVFAGSSVQRAAARFGQSLPDSAVIDTEDPAGDVLLRGTVFEDQPQRENFLLAAAWWRAAGLREPVLYAAAQSFTIGPHRLANVAENAGVTWWNDSKATNFHAVEAALTKFGSQVILIAGGRAKGGDMAGFVERISPRIKQVLLIGETRNILATFLGAAAVPHRVCVDLADAVNAAANLATAGDHVLLSPGFSSLDAFRGYADRGQQFETLVRALAAADPVSL; encoded by the coding sequence TTGATCTCCGCTCCCGTGGCGGTGCTGGGAGCCGGGGTGAGCGGTCGGGCCGCCGCGAACCTCGTGGCGCACCTCGGGGGCACGGCGGTGATTTACGACGAGCAGGGCACCGGCGAGATCCGCAGCAACTTTCGGCCCGGCGACCACCGGATGGTGATCGTCTCACCGGGTTTCGCGCCCCGCCATGCGTGGGTGGTGGAGGCCCGTTCGGCCGGGCTCGTGTGTTTGGCGGAAGTGGATTTTGCGTCGTTGTTCTGGCGGGGCGCGGTGGTCGCGATCACCGGCACCAACGGTAAGACCACGTTGACGGAGCTGCTTACGTATGCGCTCAACGCGGCGGGAGTCGACGCGTGGTCGGTCGGCAACATCGGCGCGGCCTTCAGCCAGATCGTGGTCGATCGTGATGGCGGGGCGCCGGATTCCATCGCGGTGTGCGAGATCAGTTCATTCCAGGCGGAAATGTTGCGACACTTCCGGGCCGATGCCGCGATTTGGACGAACTTCGCGGAGGACCATCTGGAGCGTCATGGTTCCATGCAGGCGTATTTCGAGGCCAAGTGGCGATTGTTTGAACGGGCGGTAGGCGGAGAGGTTTTCGCGGGTTCGAGTGTGCAGCGCGCTGCAGCGCGGTTTGGTCAAAGTCTGCCGGACAGCGCCGTGATCGATACAGAGGATCCGGCCGGTGACGTGTTGTTGCGGGGCACGGTTTTCGAGGATCAGCCGCAGCGGGAAAACTTTTTGCTCGCGGCGGCCTGGTGGCGGGCGGCGGGTTTGCGGGAACCCGTGCTTTATGCCGCCGCCCAGTCGTTTACCATCGGCCCCCATCGCTTGGCCAATGTAGCGGAGAATGCCGGGGTGACGTGGTGGAATGATTCCAAGGCGACCAATTTCCATGCCGTCGAAGCGGCGCTGACGAAGTTTGGCAGTCAGGTTATTTTGATCGCGGGTGGCCGGGCCAAAGGGGGCGACATGGCCGGGTTCGTCGAAAGAATCTCCCCTCGAATCAAACAGGTCTTGTTGATCGGGGAAACGCGTAATATCTTGGCTACGTTCCTGGGCGCGGCAGCCGTGCCGCACCGGGTGTGCGTTGACCTGGCCGACGCGGTCAACGCCGCTGCAAACTTAGCCACCGCCGGTGACCACGTGTTACTGAGTCCGGGCTTCTCGAGTCTGGACGCCTTTCGCGGCTACGCCGATCGCGGTCAGCAGTTTGAAACTTTGGTCCGCGCCCTGGCGGCAGCGGATCCCGTCTCGCTTTAA
- the murB gene encoding UDP-N-acetylmuramate dehydrogenase — protein MKDDATPLLKGRTVRHIHAVGVGGMGLGPLAIYLARRGWTVSGEDDHLNPGMAAQLTRAGVELESSGKLPAETDLLVYSAAISPEHATRQAARTAEIPSMRRGELLAAVARERRLVGVCGSHGKTTVTAMLVSALRTAGWDVSYVLGGLWGNDAWAPAAVGESEWLVAEIDESDGTIAHFAPAFTLVVNLDWDHADHYTEQRTLEAAFAGLMARTTEVVMGSDACATTMRLFASKPSSARMVTFGRTGEFQMIEATVQGGSLELAWAGAFAISAQTVAARGEFNALNASGAVAAAQLMGAPLNANLLADFPGVRRRQTVLRHGHDLTVIEDYAHHPAEIRALLHSLRRDLVEGERLVVVFQPHRFSRTRQFKAEFAAALGVADSLHLLDVYAAGEAPLTGGTTADLYAELMRLSPRLPVNYLPGDAAGVLELLRQSRRPGDCVVFVGAGDIELRAREWLAVLDDEAARVEQWDQLAAELRAVVSAAGKVAREEPLANKTTLRVGGAARVYVEPADAAELQEVVRRVHARGLPLRMLGRGSNLLVPDAGVDGVVVSLRRAGWETFTPLEDGRVRVGAGLRLKNLCGLAAKAGLQGFEFLEGIPGNLGGALRMNAGAMGGWMFDVVDALELLTLAGERMTLRRDELHVGYRHCRELEQAIAIGAVLRPATVSEATKISRQIDVYRSKRQESQPREPSAGCIFKNPGDDSAGRLIDMCGLKGERIGDAEVSTVHGNFIINRGHATSAEVIELVRRVRAEVQRQTGTELQPEVLLYGSEWEDVL, from the coding sequence ATGAAAGACGACGCGACTCCTTTGCTCAAAGGCCGGACCGTGCGCCACATCCATGCCGTGGGCGTGGGCGGAATGGGGCTCGGGCCGTTGGCCATTTATCTGGCCCGACGCGGGTGGACGGTGAGCGGCGAGGACGACCATCTGAATCCGGGCATGGCCGCGCAGCTTACCCGCGCCGGAGTGGAGCTCGAATCGAGCGGTAAACTGCCCGCGGAGACCGACCTGCTGGTTTATTCCGCCGCCATCTCCCCGGAACATGCCACGCGTCAAGCAGCGCGAACGGCCGAAATCCCCAGTATGCGGCGGGGGGAACTGTTGGCGGCGGTGGCCCGGGAGCGTCGACTGGTCGGGGTGTGCGGTTCGCACGGCAAGACCACGGTGACGGCCATGTTGGTCAGCGCGTTGCGGACGGCGGGCTGGGATGTGAGTTATGTGCTGGGTGGCTTGTGGGGAAACGACGCGTGGGCACCGGCGGCCGTGGGAGAAAGTGAATGGTTGGTGGCCGAAATCGACGAGAGTGACGGCACCATCGCCCATTTCGCCCCCGCATTTACGTTGGTCGTCAATCTGGATTGGGATCATGCCGATCATTACACGGAACAACGGACGCTCGAAGCGGCGTTTGCCGGTTTGATGGCGCGAACCACGGAAGTCGTGATGGGTTCCGACGCCTGCGCCACCACGATGCGTCTGTTTGCGAGCAAGCCGTCATCGGCGCGGATGGTGACCTTTGGTCGCACGGGCGAATTTCAGATGATTGAAGCCACGGTCCAGGGCGGCAGCTTGGAGTTGGCGTGGGCCGGTGCGTTTGCCATCTCAGCTCAAACGGTTGCGGCCCGGGGGGAATTCAACGCGCTGAACGCCAGTGGGGCGGTCGCGGCGGCGCAGCTGATGGGGGCGCCGTTGAACGCAAATCTGCTGGCGGATTTTCCGGGCGTGCGTCGGCGGCAGACCGTGCTGCGGCACGGTCATGATCTGACGGTGATTGAAGACTATGCGCATCACCCCGCCGAGATTCGGGCGCTCTTGCACAGCTTGCGCCGGGACCTGGTGGAAGGGGAGCGTCTGGTGGTGGTCTTTCAGCCGCATCGATTCAGTCGCACCCGGCAGTTCAAGGCCGAGTTTGCGGCGGCTCTGGGGGTGGCTGATTCCCTGCATTTGCTCGATGTTTACGCGGCCGGCGAAGCACCCCTGACCGGCGGCACGACCGCTGATCTGTATGCCGAGCTCATGCGGCTTTCGCCGCGCCTGCCGGTGAACTACCTGCCGGGGGATGCGGCCGGCGTATTGGAATTGTTAAGACAATCACGTCGCCCGGGTGACTGCGTGGTTTTTGTCGGCGCGGGTGACATCGAATTGCGAGCGCGGGAGTGGCTGGCGGTGTTGGACGACGAAGCCGCCCGCGTCGAACAATGGGACCAATTGGCGGCGGAATTGCGCGCGGTGGTTTCAGCCGCGGGCAAGGTGGCGCGGGAGGAACCCTTGGCGAACAAGACGACGCTGCGGGTGGGGGGCGCGGCCCGGGTGTATGTGGAGCCGGCCGACGCCGCCGAATTGCAGGAAGTCGTGCGGCGGGTGCATGCGCGGGGGCTGCCGCTGCGGATGTTGGGACGGGGCTCGAATCTGTTGGTGCCCGATGCGGGGGTGGACGGCGTGGTGGTTTCGCTGCGACGGGCGGGGTGGGAAACCTTCACGCCGTTGGAGGACGGGCGGGTGCGCGTGGGGGCCGGGTTGCGGTTGAAAAATCTTTGCGGTCTCGCGGCCAAGGCGGGATTGCAGGGGTTCGAATTTTTGGAAGGCATTCCCGGCAATTTGGGCGGCGCTCTACGCATGAACGCCGGCGCCATGGGCGGCTGGATGTTCGACGTGGTGGACGCATTGGAACTGCTGACATTGGCCGGAGAGCGCATGACATTGCGGCGCGACGAACTGCACGTCGGTTACCGGCATTGTCGGGAACTGGAGCAGGCCATCGCGATCGGCGCGGTGTTGCGGCCGGCCACCGTAAGTGAGGCGACGAAAATCAGCCGCCAAATCGATGTTTACCGCAGCAAGCGGCAAGAGTCCCAACCGCGGGAGCCGAGTGCGGGATGTATTTTCAAGAATCCGGGCGACGATTCGGCGGGACGGTTGATCGATATGTGTGGGTTGAAAGGCGAACGCATCGGCGACGCCGAAGTATCCACGGTGCATGGGAATTTCATCATCAACCGCGGCCATGCCACCAGTGCGGAAGTCATCGAACTCGTCCGGCGGGTGCGGGCGGAGGTGCAGCGTCAGACCGGCACGGAACTTCAGCCCGAAGTGCTGCTCTACGGCAGCGAGTGGGAGGACGTGTTGTGA
- a CDS encoding UDP-N-acetylglucosamine--N-acetylmuramyl-(pentapeptide) pyrophosphoryl-undecaprenol N-acetylglucosamine transferase, whose translation MSKFVIACGGTGGHLAPGVALAERLRDRGHETLLLISEKQIDRQLTAKYPNFRFSRIPGAPLIMTPTGLLGFALHQTRGLLFSIRLVRHERPDMIVGFGGFTTAAIIVAGWMMRVPVALHEANRVPGRAVRALARFARRVYLPREVTLEEVNHEKLRHAGLPVRQEIMRLPRPDGAEHFGLDPNKITVAVLGGSQGARALNTWAEKSAPLLAANGVQMLVVTGPGKSEGRVDAFKGPNGETIKSVSIPFCDRMAELFSASDLVVSRSGAGTIAELVACGVPAVLVPYPTAADNHQAANAAEFAHQGGGIMVEESDIDQLQGVVEQLVADEERRSELRANISRMNMASTLDLMFEDMENLASPPRHDSSSPTQLARS comes from the coding sequence GTGAGTAAGTTCGTGATCGCATGCGGCGGGACCGGCGGTCACCTCGCGCCGGGAGTGGCGTTGGCGGAGCGGCTGCGGGATCGCGGCCACGAAACCCTGTTGCTGATATCGGAGAAGCAGATCGACCGGCAGCTCACGGCGAAGTATCCGAATTTTCGATTCAGCCGGATTCCGGGCGCGCCGTTGATCATGACGCCGACGGGGTTGTTGGGTTTTGCGCTGCATCAAACCCGGGGGCTGCTGTTCTCAATCCGGTTGGTGCGGCATGAGCGACCGGACATGATTGTAGGTTTCGGAGGATTCACGACCGCCGCCATCATCGTGGCCGGGTGGATGATGCGGGTGCCGGTGGCATTGCACGAAGCCAATCGCGTGCCGGGTCGCGCGGTGCGAGCTTTGGCCCGGTTTGCGCGACGCGTCTATTTGCCGCGCGAAGTGACGCTGGAAGAAGTCAATCATGAGAAACTGCGTCACGCCGGATTGCCGGTGCGACAGGAAATCATGCGCCTGCCGCGTCCGGACGGCGCGGAACATTTCGGACTCGATCCCAACAAGATTACCGTGGCCGTGCTCGGGGGAAGCCAGGGGGCCCGGGCTCTGAATACGTGGGCGGAAAAAAGTGCGCCATTGCTCGCCGCCAACGGGGTGCAGATGCTGGTGGTGACCGGGCCGGGCAAGAGCGAAGGTCGGGTTGATGCGTTCAAGGGACCGAACGGTGAGACGATCAAGTCGGTCTCGATTCCGTTTTGTGATCGTATGGCCGAGCTGTTTTCCGCCAGCGATCTGGTGGTGTCCCGATCCGGCGCCGGCACGATTGCCGAACTGGTGGCGTGCGGTGTGCCCGCGGTGTTGGTGCCGTATCCCACCGCTGCGGACAATCACCAGGCGGCCAACGCCGCCGAGTTTGCGCATCAGGGCGGGGGCATCATGGTCGAGGAAAGTGACATCGATCAGCTGCAAGGCGTGGTGGAGCAGTTGGTGGCGGATGAAGAGCGGCGATCCGAGTTACGCGCCAATATTTCCCGCATGAACATGGCGAGCACGCTCGATCTCATGTTTGAAGACATGGAAAATCTGGCTTCACCGCCGCGCCACGATTCGTCGTCACCGACCCAATTAGCGCGCTCATGA
- a CDS encoding LysM peptidoglycan-binding domain-containing protein, which yields MKLLNILGAVVALHIAVLVLAIAIPGCRTTDHANSTTTAVNDGAPEGDAYPASSTPGGTFSAAPELTDRDLNPPLATASQPTFDPNAPAVAANSLSTGGTRYSPTRPGSTVATAMQPTASVDVMPAATYTVKRGDSLWALAKKNNVSVRELAAANNLAPDAGLRLDQVIVIPGKVAAPVPPSRESGSKASSAPETIYVIKSGDTLGKIARLNGTTVAKLKAFNNLSSDLVRVGDRLVIPDAPASATSSASATTAESTASTPAAPPPAKGSYKHVVASGESLTVIARRYGVKMGDVALANQIRDPSLIRPGQELVIPGWDAPPPAAKPTTSAATTTSRPTTSSVSDDTDLDDGLETMSLDEVPVIQVQSVPEEDEEPIRTINVGGQNTDGPPEFR from the coding sequence ATGAAACTTCTCAACATCCTCGGAGCCGTCGTGGCGTTGCACATCGCCGTGCTTGTGCTCGCGATCGCCATTCCGGGCTGCCGCACCACCGATCACGCCAACTCCACGACCACCGCCGTCAATGACGGGGCCCCGGAGGGCGATGCCTACCCGGCCAGCTCGACCCCCGGTGGCACGTTCTCGGCCGCTCCCGAACTGACCGACCGCGATCTCAACCCGCCGCTGGCGACCGCATCGCAACCCACGTTTGATCCCAACGCTCCCGCCGTCGCCGCCAACTCCCTGTCTACGGGCGGCACGCGTTATTCGCCGACTCGTCCCGGTTCGACGGTTGCCACCGCCATGCAACCGACGGCGAGCGTGGACGTGATGCCCGCCGCCACTTACACGGTGAAGCGCGGTGACAGCCTGTGGGCACTGGCCAAAAAGAACAACGTGTCGGTGCGCGAACTCGCGGCGGCCAACAACCTGGCCCCCGATGCCGGTCTGCGCTTGGATCAGGTCATTGTCATCCCCGGCAAGGTCGCCGCTCCGGTGCCGCCTAGTCGGGAATCCGGCAGCAAGGCTTCGTCCGCGCCGGAGACGATTTACGTGATCAAGTCCGGCGATACGCTGGGCAAGATCGCCCGCCTCAACGGCACCACCGTGGCGAAGCTCAAGGCGTTCAATAATCTCTCCAGTGACCTCGTGCGGGTGGGGGATCGCTTGGTCATCCCGGACGCGCCCGCTTCGGCCACCTCGTCGGCGAGTGCGACCACGGCGGAGTCCACCGCGTCCACTCCGGCCGCCCCCCCACCGGCGAAAGGTTCCTACAAACATGTCGTCGCGTCGGGCGAAAGTCTGACCGTGATTGCGCGCCGTTACGGCGTGAAAATGGGGGACGTCGCCTTGGCCAATCAGATTCGTGATCCGTCGTTGATCCGTCCGGGGCAGGAGTTGGTCATTCCCGGCTGGGACGCGCCTCCTCCCGCGGCCAAACCCACGACGTCCGCCGCGACGACCACCAGTCGTCCGACGACCAGCAGTGTGAGCGACGACACCGACCTCGATGACGGCTTGGAAACGATGTCGCTCGACGAGGTGCCGGTCATCCAGGTGCAGAGCGTGCCGGAGGAGGACGAAGAGCCCATCCGCACGATCAATGTGGGCGGTCAGAACACGGACGGTCCGCCTGAGTTTCGCTGA
- a CDS encoding FtsW/RodA/SpoVE family cell cycle protein translates to MSESPRSSSGFAQSPAALIVICVVGLLIVGLPVLFSATTSFEQGPFYYLIKQAIGIGAAVVLCLVVSRLDLEGMRRHVWILGIAAVVALVLTAIPGVGVSVNGSRRWLGLGPVRVQASEFAKLAMVFCLAHYLAINQTRITEFKRGYVLPLGLIGLFAGLVLLQPDFGTAALTVAVGLILLFLAGARWLYILPTVGAAVAGFAVLVMNNANRLHRFTAFLDVEGNKLDGTYQLYQSLAAFAVGGVHGAGIGQGRQQINFLPEAHTDFIFAVMGEEMGLWFTLGVVVTFAVIFLLGLLHLRRAPNLFQFLLVAGAVLLVTMQAMINLGVVTGLLPTKGMSLPFISAGLSNLLLMGLLVGVIINSARNWAKPALHRRKRTMEEVVA, encoded by the coding sequence GTGTCTGAATCTCCCCGTTCTTCCTCCGGTTTCGCCCAGAGCCCGGCCGCGCTGATTGTGATCTGTGTGGTGGGATTGTTGATTGTTGGCCTGCCGGTATTGTTCAGCGCCACGACTTCGTTTGAACAGGGACCATTTTACTATCTCATCAAGCAAGCGATCGGCATCGGTGCCGCCGTGGTGCTCTGCTTGGTGGTAAGCCGACTCGATCTCGAAGGCATGCGCCGGCATGTGTGGATTCTGGGCATCGCCGCCGTTGTGGCGCTGGTGCTGACCGCGATCCCGGGCGTGGGTGTTTCCGTCAATGGCAGTCGTCGTTGGCTCGGGTTGGGGCCGGTGCGCGTGCAGGCGTCGGAGTTCGCCAAACTGGCGATGGTATTCTGTCTGGCCCATTACCTCGCCATTAACCAAACCCGCATCACCGAGTTCAAACGCGGCTACGTGTTACCGTTGGGGTTGATCGGATTGTTTGCGGGCTTGGTTTTGCTGCAACCCGACTTTGGCACGGCCGCGCTCACGGTGGCGGTGGGGCTTATCCTCCTGTTTTTGGCCGGAGCCCGTTGGCTTTACATTCTGCCCACGGTCGGGGCGGCCGTGGCGGGTTTTGCCGTGTTGGTGATGAACAATGCCAATCGCCTGCATCGGTTCACCGCCTTTTTGGATGTCGAAGGCAACAAGCTCGACGGCACCTACCAACTTTATCAATCGCTGGCCGCGTTCGCAGTGGGCGGCGTGCATGGCGCCGGCATTGGCCAGGGAAGGCAACAGATCAACTTCCTGCCCGAAGCGCACACGGACTTCATTTTCGCGGTGATGGGAGAAGAGATGGGATTGTGGTTCACGCTCGGAGTGGTGGTCACGTTCGCAGTCATTTTCCTGCTGGGCCTGTTGCATCTGCGGCGCGCCCCCAACCTGTTCCAATTTCTGCTCGTGGCGGGCGCGGTCCTGCTCGTCACCATGCAGGCGATGATCAATCTCGGCGTGGTGACGGGGCTGTTGCCCACCAAGGGAATGTCGCTGCCGTTCATCAGCGCCGGTCTGTCGAATTTGCTGCTGATGGGACTGCTCGTCGGGGTGATCATCAACAGCGCTCGCAACTGGGCGAAACCGGCGTTGCACCGTCGCAAACGCACCATGGAGGAGGTCGTCGCGTGA